From the genome of Bos taurus isolate L1 Dominette 01449 registration number 42190680 breed Hereford chromosome 2, ARS-UCD2.0, whole genome shotgun sequence, one region includes:
- the ICOS gene encoding inducible T-cell costimulator precursor, producing MKSDLRYFFLFCIQVEILAGEFNDSAASEMFIFHNGGVQILCKYPDTVRQFKMQLLKGDNVLCDLTKTKENEDTVSIRNLNVCKFQLSNNSVSFFLYNLDSSYASYYICKLSIFDPPPFQVDILSREYLNIYESELCCQLKFWLPIGCAAFVTVCVFGCVLMYWLTKKKYPTSVHDPNSEYMFMAAVNTAKKPAPTDVTRNLELPGTQA from the exons GAGAATTCAATGATTCTGCTGCATCTGAGATGTTCATATTTCACAATGGAGGTGTACAAATTTTATGCAAATACCCTGATACTGTTCGACAATTTAAAATGCAGTTGCTGAAAGGGGATAATGTACTCTGTGATCTCACTAAGACTAAGGAAAATGAAGACACAGTATCCATCAGGAATCTGAATGTCTGTAAATTTCAGTTATCCAATAATAGtgtctctttttttctatataattTGGACAGTTCTTATGCCAGCTATTACATCTGCAAACTGTCAATTTTTGATCCTCCTCCTTTTCAAGTAGATATTCTAAGCAgagaatatttgaatatttatg AATCAGAGCTTTGTTGCCAGCTGAAGTTCTGGTTACCCATAGGATGTGCAGCTTTTGTTACAGTCTGCGTTTTTGGATGTGTCCTTATGTATTGGCTTACAAAAAAG AAGTATCCCACCAGCGTGCATGACCCTAACAGTGAATATATGTTCATGGCAGCGGTGAACACTGCTAAAAAGCCTGCACCCACAG ATGTGACCCGTAATTTGGAACTCCCTGGCACCCAGGCATGA